From Mastacembelus armatus chromosome 9, fMasArm1.2, whole genome shotgun sequence:
ATTTGAAACTTTAGATAAGAGACTTCAGAAcatacagaaatatgaaaacactgaaccCAGTTTTTACCTGTGTCCTCTCAGGCCCGGAGTCCATTCAGAGCGCCGCGGTGGTGCTGGGAAACCTGCAGGAGAACATGTCCAGAgatctgctgctgatgctggtgGAGAACGTCTCCGGCGTGGAGGAGAGCGACTACAGTCTGGAGATCATCTGGGAATCCAACCGAGCCGTGGTCACTTTCAACAAACCTGCAGGTGGGAAACGGGTCATTCAAACAGAATCCAGACCGGTTCAGACTAGAACCGTAAAGACAGACTCCGCTCTCTGAGCTCGGGGTTCATTACTAATAAAAGAGTTGATGAGGTTTTTGGCCCGTTTCAAATATCAAAGATGGAGCTGGACGACTGAACAGAGCATAATGCGTAGACAGAACCAGATACACATTAACAACAATCCTTTCATCTTCAAAGCCACAAACAAAATATCTCAGTTTCTACTTGATGCATTTGCACAAACATTTAGTTCAGACAGTCAATGTTTCCTGAGGATCTGACTTTTCATCTAGTGGAACCAGCAGATCAACACCTGTCCAATAGTTTAAATTtagtttatgaccaaatacctgcaaagcTCAGGTGTACGCTGTGTCTGCTCAGCAGTGGAGCTTCCCTGCAGTCACGTCGTTCTTTAGATGACTAGAGACCATAGCATCTCTCAGAACCACAGGTCAGATCTGCATGAAGTGACCATCAGTCATGTTGTGGATGTAGACACCGACCTGATGAGCCTGTTTCAGCTTGAAAGTAAGGAGTAATCTGGACTGTTTTGCAGATGCACTGAGGTTCCTCTCTCTGAGTGAGACCAGCCCCAAGTTGCAGAAATATGGACTGACGGCTCGACTGCTGGAGGCAGCGAAGAGCGTCCGAGTGGAGAACCTTCCTCCGACTGTGGTTAAAGGTACATCAACATAAAGACTGTTTCACCAGGAGAACAAAGCTGAAGCTGCTGCGTAACATATAGAAACTGTGTATAAGCCTCATCCCAGCTCCGGTATTTTATGGcagtttatatttgttttatttcattctggATTTCAAAGTTTTCAGTCTGTGCGGTTGAGGCTGTTGTCTTTAAAACTCCTGATTTTCGGATTCCTTCTCAGATTTGCTGGAGCTGTATTTTGAAAAAAGTTGGGCTCTGCCGGACAAGATCGTCCTGATCCCGGAGGAACAAGCTGCCATTGTCACGTTCAGTGACCCTAAAGGTTTTTCACTTTAGCTTTATCCACTGTGTTATGTGTCAAAGTGTTTTCCAGTGTTAGACTAAATATCTGTCTGTGCAGACGCCATGTTGTCGTGTCGACATGAGATTTAATCAGCTGCTCTAACAGCCTCCTCTGGTTTCAGTCATTTCCTCCAGATGTTGAACCAGCTGCAGGGATTTACTCCCGTTTAGACAGAAGAGCATTAGTGAGGTCCAGCACTGATGCTGGGCGATGAGGTCTGAGGTCACAGTCAGTGTTCCAGTCCATCCTCAGGTTATTGGATGGGCTCTGTAAATCTGTTCTTCCACACCAAACCAAACTATGCCAAACCACAGAGGCAGGGATGGAAAAAAACTACTGCACTAAACTGTTGCATTAATATTTGAATTCAGACCAATTTAAGTAAAACAGACTGagaccaaaagaaaaatgtgagcAGACTCATGTCCACATAGTTTTGGCCGGAGAACCTTTAcagaaaatcagttttatttatattcctCATAGATTCAAGTAGAAGAACCTCAAACCTGAGCTTtcccttttattttctgtcctgctgcagTTGTGGAAAGCATTTGCAGAAAAGAAGACCATGTGTTGCGCTCCACCCATGTCACGGTGTATCCATACCTCGAGTCCCTGGGAACCACCTTGTACGGCAAAGAACGGCCAACCTGGAAGATGCCAGAGCCCTTCACCGAGCGCCTCCACCCTGCTGTCTGGAAATTCCTCCTGATGAAGAAACTGTTGCAAAGCATCAACGATCAGATGCGTCCGTACTTCTGCAGTGTGGACTTGGATAACCCGGACGTCAAGCTCAGCCCTCTCCCGAGCTTCCTGAGGCAGAAAGGTCTGACTGTAGATAAGTGGATGGGGACTGCCCAAGAGGCCTTTCGCCAGCAGATATCTCAGTACTCGGCCTTTGAATGTCCCGCCAGTGCAGCTGCATGgaaagctgcagagagagacCTCCAGTCCGTTGTCAAGGAATGTGCTGTCTTGGTGCTGGATGCATCCAGGGGGATGTTGAGCGTGGCCGGCCGAGCAAACGACATAAAGCAGATCAGGGCTCCTGTGGAGAATATTGTTCTAAAAGCCATGAGTCAGATCGAGCGGCAGACAAACAGTATCTCTGAGGTAACAATTTGGGCACCAGCAATGTTTTATATCCTGAAGCAGGACGGGTTGCAGAGCGCAGCATCCAGCATTTCCCCTGACATGAGTCTCTCCTACAACGAAGGCACCCAGAGCTTAACCATTACAGGACTTCCTGCAGAGGTTTACAAGATTAAAGCATGGATGTTGGAGAGGAACATGCGTATGAGTAGAAAACTGCTGAATGTCCCCCCAAGTCTTCTGGACTTCCTTAAGACAGTGGATGCCATGGACATGTCACAGGACCTGTTCACATCCCAGGGGATCAGTGCCATCTACAGCACTGACAGTAAAGGGGTTCTGCTGTTGGGGAGTTCTGACAGTGTCCTGTCTGACGCAGAGAATAAGATGAAGATGGTTTTGGCTGTGCAGACAGTGGATGTGGAAGATCAAGAAGTTCTAAAACTTGACACCTGGGCGAGCCTGAGCCGACAGCTGATGGACACCTACAACTCCTCAAAGAAGAAAACGGTGTCGGTCCAGATCCACCCAGAGCAAAGAGACAAAGTATTGGTGGCCGGTTTCATGAATCCAGTCAGAGAGATCAGCCGCAGTCTGAAGGAGTTTGTTGTGAACTACTCAAGAGTTCAAGAGACCATTCGTGTCAAGTCCTGTGCTGTTGTGCAGTTCATTGACAGGGAAAAATCCAACGCCTGGACCGGCATTGCCAAAGCTAATAGTGTCACTGTGCAGTTTGATTCAGAGAGGCCAAGAATCTTCATCCATGGGGCTCATCTTCACGTGCAGAAAGCCAAGTCCTGCTTCCAGGAGTTGATTAGTGCTCTGTGCACTGACACCCTCACCGTGGACAAACCTGGAGCTAAGAAGTATTTCATGTCTCAGGGACGTCTCCTGCTGTCTACCATAATGATGGAGTTCAGCTGTGTGGTGGTGCTTTGTCCAGAGAatcaagaggaagaggaggaagacagcTATGAGGAAGAAAGTGGCCTGTGTTTCTGCAAAGTGCAGACGGCCAGTGGAGTTCTGGTTTCAGTCTCCAAGGCGGACATCTGTGGCTTCGGCGTTGATGCAGTGGTCAATGCGGCCAACGAGGATTTGCAGCACATCGGTGGCCTGGCCTTGGCGCTGCTCAAGGCCGCAGGGCCGCAGCTGCAGAAAATCAGCAACGACTACATCGCCGTCAATGGAAAGCTGCGCCCTGGTGACGCCATCGTAACAGGTGCATGTAACCTGCCTTGCAAATACGTCATACATGCAGTCGGTCCACGGTTCACTGACTCTGACAAGAAGACATCTGTGGCCCGTCTGAAGCTCGCAGTTAAAGAAAGTCTGAAACAAGCCGCGAAGACCAACTGCTCCACCATCGCCCTGCCGGCGATCAGCTCAGGAGTGTTTGGCTTTCCTGTTGACCTGTGTGCGGAGACCATAGCTGAGGCCGTGAGGGAGTACTGCGACAGTCCAGAGGGTCCAGGGTCTTTGACTGAGATTCACCTGGTGGACAACAATGATAACACTGTCAGAGTCCTGGCCACAGCCGTGAACCAGCAGTTTAGTGACCTCAGACCGACCATGGCGGTTCCACAGCCGGCGGGAGGAAGAGGCGCCGCAGCGTCAGGGTAAGTTGAGGAAACATTAGTTATTATAATAAACTTTTACTGCGGATCAGAACAGAGATGAACCTTTAAAGGAGTAGTTGAACATTCTGCTGATGTTCAGATTAAAACCACTCTGACGTTTGTAAACATGAAGCTCCAGCCAGTTAGCGTAGCTTAGCATAGAGAGGACATAGGCAACCACATCCAAAAACTGGACTGTACAAACATGGTTCAGTGCACAGTCCCCTTTAAAGCTGCAAATTCTTGTTTTATACTAGGATTTAGTACTGACTGAACAAAGGGAGtctaacatttttatatatggtgtatttatttacctttacACAGAATCTCAGCAgatttatgctaagctaagctaatcagctgctggctgtagcttaTTCAGGCCTAACACAGATGTGATTGGTTTTCTAAAGCAAATCTAAAATGTTCCTTTGAAATGTTAGATATTGACATGGAGTCGGAGAACATGGATTTCAGTGTCATCCCTTATAAACACAGAGACCAGAATAACCAGAAACATCATGCTaacctgctgctttgtttctgcagctcatTATAAGgaacaaacatgtttgatcaGATTTATTGTTCATCCAACAGTGGAAATACTTGGAGTCGAGGTCAGAGCCCATCTCCCAGGggccgaggaggaggaggaggaaggaaaggtgGTGGATTTCGGGGGGGTCAGCAGGTTAACAGGGGAGGTCAGAGCCCCAGAGGGCACACCGGGCCTGGAGAGGCCGGAGGGTGAGCTTCTTTTGCTGCTGTTCCTTagcttgatttttttcttttcttcttcttctacttgtttttgttcttcagtCAAGTATTTAAAACCGTATCTCTGGAGTCTGGAATCTTTATTCATAAACTATAGATATTCAGGAACAGGTCAGGCCCAATGCTAGTCCTGTGGGAGACCAAAGAAAGCCGCACACTGGCACTAGTCAAGCAAATGAACACTAGTCTGTATTTTCAATTCAGTACAACTGAGAAGTATTTTTGATTTGTTATTAACCTTCTCACCTTCTTTCTTTCGgagtaacaaaagaaaaactctgTTTAGTTTGGAGTCACAACTTCAGCCCTGCTCTTGTTGGTTGCAGGCCAGGGTGGATGGAGCAGACGACAGCTGAGGGCCTGAAGATTGTTCTCTGCCAGGGAAACATTCAGGAGCAGAGGGTGAGTCCTGAGCAGTTCACTACAAACGGCACTATTGTATGGGTGGAGCCCAACATCCAGCTGTTAAGTATCATAGTCTAATCCTTCATTTCTATTGGTTGACATTTGTATACTGGTCACTGAACAGTCCAGATCTTCTGCATCAGTTTTGTGATGTCGAACTGAAAGATGACTGAACTTTAACTTTATTGTTCCCCTCCCTGCCGACTCTGTCTAACCTGTTTCCAGCCTGTCCCATCATGTGACGGCCCCTTTCTCCTCCTGACAGAACAGGAATAATCGTGTTTagtcacagacacagacctTTAAAGAAGCTGAGCCACTTTGGtcaacaacaaaaccaaaaactcaAGGCAAATATTTTTGTGCCGTCGCTGTGCTCCACAGACTGACGTCATCGTCAACACCATCTCAGAGACCATGAACCTGAACCAGGGAGCGGTTTCCAAGGCGATCCTGGAGGCGGCCGGGCCGGCCCTGCAGTCAACTGTTCGGTCTGGGGCCaaaaccaccgtgctgcagtACGGCGACGTGGTCGTCACCAGTGGCTTCAAACTCTCATGCCGCAAAGTCTTTCATGCTGTTTGTCCTTTTTGGGACAACGGAACCGGCAAGGCAGAGGAGGTGAGAGGATTTATCGCAGAATAAAAACCACTTTGGTGCTCAGACTTCTCAGTAAATGTGAAGTCAGTCCAGAAGAGCGATACATTTAAAGGAATATTCCACTGAAAATCAGTATCATCCTGTCTTTACTGTAGCTTCCTGTTtagtctctgcagctcagtctCGTCTCACGCTGCTCTGCGTCTTTGTCTCAGGAGTTAACGTCCATCATCAGATTTTGTCTGGAGGAGGCTGAGAAGCTTAAGATGGCATCTCTATCCTTTCCGCCAATCGGTACAGGAAACCTGAGCTTCCCAAAGGACTTGGTGTCCAGAGTCCTGCTGACAGAGATCCACTCCTTCAGCCGCAGGAAAGCTCCTCGCCATCTGAAGGAGGTGGCCATCGTCGTTCACCCCAGCAGCAGCCAAACTGTGGATGTAAGTGTGTGTTCTCTGCCGCTCAACAGATCGGTTCTCATTTATTGGCAAGAGTAATTGGTCAGGCATaggttgcattgtgggtaatgtaggcaccAGGTTCTTCCAAAGAAGATGATAAACATGTGGGGAAAAAGACTCTGGTGGGGGTTTACAACAAAGTACAACAGCAGCTAATGTTGACCAACGTGCTGAACATCAAATAGAGAGAGTACAAAGACTTGATGAAACAAACGTGTCTCTAAGGGGGTTTTAAATTTGACCCAAGAAGGGAGACTGTTCCAGAGTTTAGGGGCTGTGACTATAAAAGTCCGGTCTCCTCATTGTCTGAGTCTGGATCTGGGGACTAGCACAGATTGTTAAACTACGttgaaaagcacaaaaacatcgTACAGAAGGTGAAGCTCAGGAAACactacaaacacattcacagagcAGCCTGGCACGCTGAGGATTCTGGCTCAGATTTTCTGTATCACCAACTGGATTCATGTGGGATCCAGTGGCAAAAAGTTCTGCAAACTGTCTGTGCCACTGTGAGCACGTGGCTCCAGCAGCCTGCACAGATAACACGTTCCTTTAGCCAGGGATCAGTAGAACCTGATGCAGGCTGGCTTCAGACTCAACAGTCCTGGCTGACCCACTGATCTCATAGTACATCCCACAggttctgctgcagctgttcagaTCCAGGTTTCTGCTCAGAACATGTGCATCACTGGAAAAAAGACTTGCAATAAGATAAAATGTCAACACgttgtctgtcagtgtttcatCAGAGAGTTCAGAGGTCAGACCGCCCAGAGAAACGTCCAACCAGAGCCACAGGATTTTAAAGAGCCTCCAGTTTGGCAAACATCCAGCCAGTCACAGCAGCCCTCAGGTAAGACGCCTCCAGCACCTTTCATGTGTTCCCCCCCTGCACTCATGAACAACCACGGTGCCGAGAACAGACAGACCTGATCTGTGAAGAAGAGGCATGAGGTTTGAACGCAGCTGCTCAAAGACCAGACCGGACTGTTTCAGAGCCACTCTGACCTTCGCTGGTTGGTTCTTCCTGACGTCTTTTCATTCACCTAAACGTTACGTTAagtctgacactgacacttcaGGCTAAACAGCCACATCACCAGTGTAGTTTGATACAGAACAGCCTTAAATCTACAGACCAGTTAGTTCCGTCAGTAATTATTGTTTCATTGGAGACACAATGTGACTTAAATACAGTTTAGTCCATAATTTTAGGGCCTCGGTCGGTGATAGTGGAGAGATGAAAGTCTTCAGGTTGTCagtccaaacagcagcagaagtaaCTGGTTCCTGTTGGTGACCAGTAAACTAACCAGTGGATTCAGCTGCTGATTGGTTGAAACCTGCAGAAACTCCGCCCACTGCAGTGTGACGTTTGTAGTGAGAGCTGCAGATtgaaaatgagtgtgtgtgtgtgtgtgtgtgtgtgtgtgtctgtgtgtgtgtctctctctctctctctctctctctctctctctcagcctcagcctcagcctctaTCGGCCCAGTCCTGTCCCCCTCCCTCGGCATACACCAGATGCAGATGGGTGCGCTCACCCTCGAGGTGTCATCAGGTGACATCACCAAGGAGTCCAGTGATGTCATTGTCAACTCCTCCAATCCGGACTTCACCCTTAAGTCAGGTGACTGCTAAGTTTTCTTCCTGAGCCGAGTCCCTGAACCCAGAAACCAGTTTCTCAGCTGCCAACCAGAGTCCCTGTGTATTTAGTGGAGCTGTTGGTTGATTCCTATTGTCTTCTAaatatttaggtttttatttactgccctctgctggttgaAAAGCAGCTACTGCAACTGCATTTTGCAGCTGTCACACctgaaacacagtttgagtTTTAATCCAGGATCAGTTCTTGACTCAAACCGACTCAAATCACTGATTTTCCCTCAGAACTGAACTGAAGAAGGTTCATTTCTCTAAAAACTGATCAGTGAGAACAAGAAATGCAAAGACGTGCAAACAGTTTGGTGTTTTGCTTCGAAGCATCGGTAGCACCTTTTCCTGAACCTGCTGCTCTGTCGTTCCTCAGGAGTGTCCAAGGCGATCTTAGACGGGGCTGGAtcagcagtggaggaggagtGCTCACAGATCGGTACGTAACCTTCATCTATCCACGTTTGTTTATTCAGGATCCCCCTGGTTCACACAGGTCCTATGTTAAGAGTTCTGCTGTTCTGACGCTTCAGTCCCACGTGTGTTTGGTTTCTCTCTGTAGTGAACTCACCAGGTTACCAGTCCAGTCCGATGATCATGACGTCGGCGGGGAAGCTGCCGAGTAAAAACATCCTGCACGTCGTCGGCCAGAACGATCCTGCAAAGATCAACGAGATGGTTCTCAGGGTGCTGAACGTCTGCGAGGACAACAAGTTCAGCTCCGTGTCCTTACCTGCCCTGGGAACAGGTCTGTGCCAGAACCTCACTGTTGTTCGGTCTAGTTTCAGCCTCTTTCgtcttgttttcttcctgtgttcATCTCGTCATGTCACTGTTGGCTGGGTTTACAGTTTAAAGTGTCACAAACCTGCAGAGATCAGTTTGTTTCACTTAAAGCATCACaccagagctgaaacagactTTCACTAACATTCTGTCGTATTCCTGTAAGTATGAAGCTCCACAGAACCAAGAACCAAACAACCTCGTGCCTCCACTGTTCTGTTCCTGCAGACGAGCATCAGACTGAGGAGAATGTGGGGAATAGTTCCTCTTGGTTCTGGGGGCTGTGACTCTAAAGTGACTCTCACTGATGCAGACTTGCTTTAACGTTTACTGACCACTGTCACATTCCACACGGATCCTCACGTGCTTCCTCtgatcatcgtcatcatcaccGGTCCTCGTCTGCCCCCTCAGGTCAGGGAGGGGCCAGCCCGTCGGCGGTGGCGGACGCCATGGTCGGAGCGGTGGTGGAGTTTGTGAGGAAGAAGCAGCCGAGGTTTGTTCGCAGCGTGAAGATCCTGATCTTCCAGACCGCCATGACGACGGAGTTCCACAGGAGCATGAGGAGCCGGCAGGgccaggaggtggaggagaagagcGTCTTCACCAAGTTCAAAGGTAAATCCATCTTCTGGGTTCAACCCTGGTCAGAACAGGGAGGTTGTGGTTTCTTTCTTACACGATAAGAACATTGGAGCTGTCCAGCCTGGTTTTAATCGATGCGCAGACTCAgttgtggtttctgtgcttCAGTCTGTGTCTCTGAGCTCAGTCGTTGCTGCTGAAGCCAAAAATCTAaatagtttcatttaaaaaaacaattatttcctAAGATTCCTGTAGTTTCATTagctggggactattttcagtggtggatGAATCCGGATCTGGTCTTTGTGGTGGTCTATGTGGCGTGTGGGACAGTCAGAacaaactacagtgtgtgttcatgctgaaGCAGGAACATGTGATCACTGATTCTTGTTTCATGTTGTTTCAGAATCCGTCACTTCGTTTTTTACGGGACCCGGGGAGGAGCGGCCCAACAGTGGCACCTCTGGTCTGGAGGAGGAGTTTGAGTCCATAGTGTTCCAGCTGTGCGCCGACAACAACAAGGTTTGAGTTTAGGTTTGAGCTCTTTGCTTTGAAAGGAACATGTGgacacagtaaacacatcagCTCCATCAGAACTTTATTGTAGACTGACAGGAGAAAATACTTCATTTAGGGAAGTTCACTCGTATTTTACAGCTGCATCATGTTTCCTTCCTGTTCTCACACGTTCACAGGACTGAGGATCAGGGCAGCACATGATCAACAGGGGTGGACAACTTTAATTTGAATCTGCTCCTGATGATAAATAAATTTTTAATCCTCCACATAAAGTACAAGAGCAAATATGTGAGTTTATTCCAATATTTAGCGTAGCTTAGCGTCAAGGTGGCCTGGCTCTGTGTGCAGAGATGGAGGTTTGAGCAGTGTGCTCAGGAACAGGACTGATAAACATGTGGTGTGTCCAGCTGCTGATGTGTTGCAGACAGTGGATCTTTCCACAGCAGCCGGGGGCCATTACTGAATaatttcagaaatacagtaaaatggTTTATTAAATCTGACTGGAAACACTAAAGTTTCATGTAAAGATACAACAATGTGTCTGGTATCCCCCCCACAGGCTGTGAGTCAGGCTAAGAGAAAGATCCTGGACCTGATTGTGGCCGAGCAGGCGAAGAGAACCATCAGAGACCAGTATATTAGTGAGCTGTCGCCGGACGACGTGGATCAGCTGCAGGCCCTGCAGAGGGAACTGACCATCAGCCTCCGTTTAGACAAAGGGCTGGGGGGCCAGGAGCCCAGTATCCAGCTGGAAGGCCTGACCAGGGACGTCTTCACCGCGGAGGCTGCAGTCAGGTCAGCAAACAGGGGCAGACTATttacaaacacagcagggagccacaccgctgacctggctcacatggttcttcctcaccaacaatgggaggtgTTGAAAGTCAATCCCCAGACTTTCCCCGAGTCCGTTAATTGAGAGATAATGAGAGACGGAGTGGAAATTAAGTTTTCCAGCTGGTTTATTAGCATACAGAGATATCTCCGGAGATCAGCTCACACACAAGCGGTAGAGAGATCTGAAGCAATAAGGAAGTTACACACAATATAAAGCTGTTGGCCACCGCCCAAAGTTGCTGGTACTTTTCCACTAATAGTTGCTACTTCTATACCATAAAAGGAGTTGTTATTGCCATGTACACATTCTTCCGTTATAGATTGTGGCCCTCTATTAAGCTATGGCATGTTGCAGCTGTTGATCTAACATAATACTCCCCAGGGTGTGACTGCATTCCACagaggcccgtctgtttccaaaaaccagctccagacgctgagaacggccgtcactgtttacaggctctgcttccactgcagcttctctctggagctggtttttggaaaaagacagagttcatgtggaaaataagaaacatgTATAAATTCACTGGCCGCCCCCTTTAAGATTCAGAGTTAAAATACTAGTTTGACTAGTCTGTCACTCACCATCAGGGACATCCTGCGGCGGGTGGAGAGGCTGGAGAACCTGAGGAGCAAGGCCTTGCTGCTGGTTGGACGGGTCGAGTGGCAGTTTTGTCATAGCAGTGGGGTCATGTTTCCCTTCGACATGTACGCCAACCTCCAGCTGGAAGAGGCtctggagaaaaaacaaagcgTGAGGATCAAGATCAACGATGAGATGTACAGGGCCGACGTGATGCTGAGAAGAGCTGTTTCAGAAAACAGACGTAACGAGGTGGAGCTGCTTAGAAAAGACCTGAAGGGTGAGGA
This genomic window contains:
- the LOC113139217 gene encoding protein mono-ADP-ribosyltransferase PARP14-like isoform X1; the encoded protein is METECPPVTVKGDWDPSQSKTVKNKLQLYFQSRKKSGGGDCRVEVEDGAPRAAVYFKRQDVRDNVLAKENHEITLGNQSVRLRLSSAASPTNSNSVSDSTTKSLKSEVEPGEEPAAASADGPESIQSAAVVLGNLQENMSRDLLLMLVENVSGVEESDYSLEIIWESNRAVVTFNKPADALRFLSLSETSPKLQKYGLTARLLEAAKSVRVENLPPTVVKDLLELYFEKSWALPDKIVLIPEEQAAIVTFSDPKVVESICRKEDHVLRSTHVTVYPYLESLGTTLYGKERPTWKMPEPFTERLHPAVWKFLLMKKLLQSINDQMRPYFCSVDLDNPDVKLSPLPSFLRQKGLTVDKWMGTAQEAFRQQISQYSAFECPASAAAWKAAERDLQSVVKECAVLVLDASRGMLSVAGRANDIKQIRAPVENIVLKAMSQIERQTNSISEVTIWAPAMFYILKQDGLQSAASSISPDMSLSYNEGTQSLTITGLPAEVYKIKAWMLERNMRMSRKLLNVPPSLLDFLKTVDAMDMSQDLFTSQGISAIYSTDSKGVLLLGSSDSVLSDAENKMKMVLAVQTVDVEDQEVLKLDTWASLSRQLMDTYNSSKKKTVSVQIHPEQRDKVLVAGFMNPVREISRSLKEFVVNYSRVQETIRVKSCAVVQFIDREKSNAWTGIAKANSVTVQFDSERPRIFIHGAHLHVQKAKSCFQELISALCTDTLTVDKPGAKKYFMSQGRLLLSTIMMEFSCVVVLCPENQEEEEEDSYEEESGLCFCKVQTASGVLVSVSKADICGFGVDAVVNAANEDLQHIGGLALALLKAAGPQLQKISNDYIAVNGKLRPGDAIVTGACNLPCKYVIHAVGPRFTDSDKKTSVARLKLAVKESLKQAAKTNCSTIALPAISSGVFGFPVDLCAETIAEAVREYCDSPEGPGSLTEIHLVDNNDNTVRVLATAVNQQFSDLRPTMAVPQPAGGRGAAASGGNTWSRGQSPSPRGRGGGGGRKGGGFRGGQQVNRGGQSPRGHTGPGEAGGPGWMEQTTAEGLKIVLCQGNIQEQRTDVIVNTISETMNLNQGAVSKAILEAAGPALQSTVRSGAKTTVLQYGDVVVTSGFKLSCRKVFHAVCPFWDNGTGKAEEELTSIIRFCLEEAEKLKMASLSFPPIGTGNLSFPKDLVSRVLLTEIHSFSRRKAPRHLKEVAIVVHPSSSQTVDCFIREFRGQTAQRNVQPEPQDFKEPPVWQTSSQSQQPSASASASIGPVLSPSLGIHQMQMGALTLEVSSGDITKESSDVIVNSSNPDFTLKSGVSKAILDGAGSAVEEECSQIVNSPGYQSSPMIMTSAGKLPSKNILHVVGQNDPAKINEMVLRVLNVCEDNKFSSVSLPALGTGQGGASPSAVADAMVGAVVEFVRKKQPRFVRSVKILIFQTAMTTEFHRSMRSRQGQEVEEKSVFTKFKESVTSFFTGPGEERPNSGTSGLEEEFESIVFQLCADNNKAVSQAKRKILDLIVAEQAKRTIRDQYISELSPDDVDQLQALQRELTISLRLDKGLGGQEPSIQLEGLTRDVFTAEAAVRDILRRVERLENLRSKALLLVGRVEWQFCHSSGVMFPFDMYANLQLEEALEKKQSVRIKINDEMYRADVMLRRAVSENRRNEVELLRKDLKDDAALPPHWEDMKGALLKLFPVAAGSKEYDEVKTELTKTSLTPNIISIERVQNATLWQNYQLMKKQMEVKNKHTNNEKLLFHGTGAGSIDLINTKGFNRGYAGTNGAMFGNGSYFAVDPAYSVGYANPDAKGHKRMYLTRVLAGDFTQGKAGMITPPSRGSGNAADLYDSVTDKTANPTMFVVFNDIQAYPEYLITFT
- the LOC113139217 gene encoding protein mono-ADP-ribosyltransferase PARP14-like isoform X2, whose translation is METECPPVTVKGDWDPSQSKTVKNKLQLYFQSRKKSGGGDCRVEVEDGAPRAAVYFKRQDVRDNVLAKENHEITLGNQSVRLRLSSAASPTNSNSVSDSTTKSLKSEVEPGEEPAAASADGPESIQSAAVVLGNLQENMSRDLLLMLVENVSGVEESDYSLEIIWESNRAVVTFNKPADALRFLSLSETSPKLQKYGLTARLLEAAKSVRVENLPPTVVKDLLELYFEKSWALPDKIVLIPEEQAAIVTFSDPKVVESICRKEDHVLRSTHVTVYPYLESLGTTLYGKERPTWKMPEPFTERLHPAVWKFLLMKKLLQSINDQMRPYFCSVDLDNPDVKLSPLPSFLRQKGLTVDKWMGTAQEAFRQQISQYSAFECPASAAAWKAAERDLQSVVKECAVLVLDASRGMLSVAGRANDIKQIRAPVENIVLKAMSQIERQTNSISEVTIWAPAMFYILKQDGLQSAASSISPDMSLSYNEGTQSLTITGLPAEVYKIKAWMLERNMRMSRKLLNVPPSLLDFLKTVDAMDMSQDLFTSQGISAIYSTDSKGVLLLGSSDSVLSDAENKMKMVLAVQTVDVEDQEVLKLDTWASLSRQLMDTYNSSKKKTVSVQIHPEQRDKVLVAGFMNPVREISRSLKEFVVNYSRVQETIRVKSCAVVQFIDREKSNAWTGIAKANSVTVQFDSERPRIFIHGAHLHVQKAKSCFQELISALCTDTLTVDKPGAKKYFMSQGRLLLSTIMMEFSCVVVLCPENQEEEEEDSYEEESGLCFCKVQTASGVLVSVSKADICGFGVDAVVNAANEDLQHIGGLALALLKAAGPQLQKISNDYIAVNGKLRPGDAIVTGACNLPCKYVIHAVGPRFTDSDKKTSVARLKLAVKESLKQAAKTNCSTIALPAISSGVFGFPVDLCAETIAEAVREYCDSPEGPGSLTEIHLVDNNDNTVRVLATAVNQQFSDLRPTMAVPQPAGGRGAAASGGNTWSRGQSPSPRGRGGGGGRKGGGFRGGQQVNRGGQSPRGHTGPGEAGGPGWMEQTTAEGLKIVLCQGNIQEQRTDVIVNTISETMNLNQGAVSKAILEAAGPALQSTVRSGAKTTVLQYGDVVVTSGFKLSCRKVFHAVCPFWDNGTGKAEEELTSIIRFCLEEAEKLKMASLSFPPIGTGNLSFPKDLVSRVLLTEIHSFSRRKAPRHLKEVAIVVHPSSSQTVDCFIREFRGQTAQRNVQPEPQDFKEPPVWQTSSQSQQPSASASIGPVLSPSLGIHQMQMGALTLEVSSGDITKESSDVIVNSSNPDFTLKSGVSKAILDGAGSAVEEECSQIVNSPGYQSSPMIMTSAGKLPSKNILHVVGQNDPAKINEMVLRVLNVCEDNKFSSVSLPALGTGQGGASPSAVADAMVGAVVEFVRKKQPRFVRSVKILIFQTAMTTEFHRSMRSRQGQEVEEKSVFTKFKESVTSFFTGPGEERPNSGTSGLEEEFESIVFQLCADNNKAVSQAKRKILDLIVAEQAKRTIRDQYISELSPDDVDQLQALQRELTISLRLDKGLGGQEPSIQLEGLTRDVFTAEAAVRDILRRVERLENLRSKALLLVGRVEWQFCHSSGVMFPFDMYANLQLEEALEKKQSVRIKINDEMYRADVMLRRAVSENRRNEVELLRKDLKDDAALPPHWEDMKGALLKLFPVAAGSKEYDEVKTELTKTSLTPNIISIERVQNATLWQNYQLMKKQMEVKNKHTNNEKLLFHGTGAGSIDLINTKGFNRGYAGTNGAMFGNGSYFAVDPAYSVGYANPDAKGHKRMYLTRVLAGDFTQGKAGMITPPSRGSGNAADLYDSVTDKTANPTMFVVFNDIQAYPEYLITFT